Part of the Gammaproteobacteria bacterium genome, CGCACTCGGTCCAGTCACCTTCGCAGCGACAGGCGTCATCGCCGACCTATACGATGAACACAGGCTCTCGGCATCGAAGATCACCAACGCTGTAATCGGCACGCTCGCCGATTGACAAGGGAGGAAGACATGGCCCCACGTTTCGACGCAATCGGCATGGTTGTAAAGGACATGGCGGCCACACTCACCTTCTATCGGCTGCTCGGTCTGGATATCCCGGAAGAGGCCGGTAGCGAAGGACACGTCGAAGCTGCGTTGCCAGGCGGTACGCGTTTGATGTTCGACACCGAGGACATGGTCCGGAGTTTCGACAGCAACTGGACTCCGCCGGCGAGACCGGGTCCCATCGCTTTTGCGTTCCTCTGTGACGATCCCACCGAGGTGGACGCAACGTTCCGCCGCCTCGTCGATGCAGGCTACGAATCGGCCCTCGCTCCGTGGGATGCCTTCTGGGGTCAACGCTACGCCACCGTTCACGATCCGGACGGAAACGCGATCCACCTCTTCGCCGGCCTTGGTGATAGCTGAATTCCGACATAGTGTCGACAAACAGATATACTCCGGGCCGAGAGTGCTGATGGCCTTGCGAGACACCGGAGCCTGACCAGGGACGCGGGGCCTGACCACAGCCTCTCTGCCGGCACGGCAAGGGGCGAACGACCCGGACATCGGTCCGGGTCGTCACGCGTCTCCATATCCGGACCATGATTCGATGAAGAAACCGTGACCTCAGCCGAACCCTGGGCTCGCAGGTACCCCTGGGGTACTCCTGAGCCCAGGGTTCGGCGGAATCGTGAACCGGGCATCGTTTTGTTCAACCAAATTGACTATTCAGCTCGCTTGAATACAATCCGGATATGGAAGACGTCTACCTCATCAACGACCTCGAGACGCTGCGCACCATCGGAGAACCGACACGTATGGCCATCCTCGAGTTGCTGTACCAACCCCGGTCGGTCACCGATATCGCCAAACACCTCGGGGTTCCCCGAACCCGCCTCTACCACCACTTCAACCTGCTCGAAGACAAGGGGATCATCCGGGTGGCCGAAACCCGCAAGGTCGGCCCGATGACGGAACGCATCTACGAGGCCAGCGCGAAGCAATATCGCCCCGGGCCGGGCCTCCTCACGTCGGGAACACTCCAAGATCGAGCCCAAGCGGTGGTCTCCACAGTCTTCGACACAACCCGGGCGGACCTGTACCGCTCGATCGTCGACGGCATCGCTTCGCTCGACCGACGCGATGATCAGCGCCGCCTGAGTCTCGGGCGCAGACTCGGCAGGATCTCCAAGGCACAGTTCGAGGAGTTCGTCACCCGCCTCGAAGATCTCTCTCAGGAGTTCGAGGATGAAGGCGAAGACGGCGAGCCCTTCGCCTTCACGTGGGCGCTCTATCCGACTGCAAGAGATGTGCCGTGAAGGCGCTCAAGGAACTCCTTCGGATCCACGATTTCCGACTGTTGTGGACCGGCCAGGTGGTCTCCAACTTCGGTGACGCTCTCACCTCTCTCGCACTCCTGCTGACCGCCGAACATCTCACAGGCTCCGTTGCCGCCGTTGCGGCGACGGCGATCGCCATCGCCCTCCCCCAGCTGTTCTTCGGTCTGATTGCCGGCGTCTACGTCGACCGCTG contains:
- a CDS encoding glyoxalase, with protein sequence MAPRFDAIGMVVKDMAATLTFYRLLGLDIPEEAGSEGHVEAALPGGTRLMFDTEDMVRSFDSNWTPPARPGPIAFAFLCDDPTEVDATFRRLVDAGYESALAPWDAFWGQRYATVHDPDGNAIHLFAGLGDS
- a CDS encoding helix-turn-helix domain-containing protein, coding for MEDVYLINDLETLRTIGEPTRMAILELLYQPRSVTDIAKHLGVPRTRLYHHFNLLEDKGIIRVAETRKVGPMTERIYEASAKQYRPGPGLLTSGTLQDRAQAVVSTVFDTTRADLYRSIVDGIASLDRRDDQRRLSLGRRLGRISKAQFEEFVTRLEDLSQEFEDEGEDGEPFAFTWALYPTARDVP